agaagggaaaaggaagcgaggaaggaagagattccagatactggatgacataatggacggtacaacatacagcagccttaagaaggaagcaatggatcgcagaaaatggagaggcaaaggacctgctaatatagcagataactgatgatgatgactggggACATGTAAACCATCACAGTTCTGTTCTGTGGGAAAGGGTTTAACTGCAGGTATAATAATGGGACCCAGATACTACAGACGTTCCTTATGCATCAGCTGTTATCACTTCCACTCAATATGTAGTGTTAGCCTTCAGTAATTAATGGGTGATGATGTGGCCATTCATATGTGTGTCCTTTACTCAATGGTGTTCTGCAATGCCAGGTGACCAGATGTTGGGgaagatgtaaaaattttcaaAAGGGCTCACTCCAAATGTAGTGGAAAATTTACAATCATTTCCATCTGTTCAGACTATTTCCAATTGTGCAAGGCTTCATGTAAGTTGCAGTGCCAAAAACACAGTTTTAGATTAAAACCATCTGCAAGTGTGTCATTCACATTCATTCATCAGTGTGCAAATTTTTCCCCCTTGATTGATGTGACGTTGCTTATCATTCATGAACAGTTATTATCCACCTTATTACCATCCATACTAAATACCTTATCAAAATATTGATGCTTGCACTAGTTCATGACTCATGaatcaaacaaaaaaatgtttactaGGTGAAATAAATTTATCATTTCCAAAGGTGAAAGTGTTGGTAAAACAAAGAGAAGGAACTTACAGAGATGGAAGAGGAACAATTAGAAATTATTTATCTTAAATAAATCTGAAATTCCTTGAACTTAAGAATTTTGAATTAAAATATGTAACTGATACATTTTTTGATACATTTAATAAATGGGTGTAGACTATTAACTTGTAGCACTGTATTGTAAAAAGATTGTAACAGGTGAAAGTGAAGTACTTTAATTCTCATCTAAAAATTCAGATCAAATCAGCACTGACACAGATGAATCATTATTGAATTTCCTGTGGTTATTTTCGTTTTAAACCACTTTTATCTCATCAGTTCTTTGCTTATGGTggaatattataattttaaatcagtaACAGTTACTGAATATGTAATTTCCTATGCACTTTTATGACTTGTGGCCTATAGTACTGGATTTATGGTCACTCAAATATTGTTTCTTTGTTGTATGTCTCAGTATTTAACATTCTCCTCCTCACTCTTCAGATTGACAGAGAGTACTGGTGGGAGCTGCTGCATACCATCTGAAGAAACTTGTCACCATAGACTGGTCCAGGATGAGTTGGTGATAGATATGGAGAAGTCAGCACGTGGGTTCGGTACCAATACAGAAGATGTGACTACTGATAAGGAATGCTCATTTGCCACCCGACATGACTGTAGTACAAGGGAAAAGGAATTATATGTATACAGCTGTAATTTCTGCCAACAGAGCTTTCCTTCAAAATACAGACTCATAATGCATGTGTTTATGCACATTGATGGAACGCAACCACCTTcgtatgtttgtaagtggtgtggtgAGGTATTTCACAGTAATGTTAGTTTGAAAAAACATTTGAGAATGAGCGATAATTTTCATGTCTTAACTGCTGACAACCATGAAAAATATGGCTATAGTGATGAGCATCAAAGCAGTACCTTGTTGGATAGCGAGCCAGACGTTTCTGTCACAGAACACAGTGAGCAATCTTCATGTAAGGAAACTTGGAAAGCTTCAAAAGAGTCCTCTAATGACAAGTGTAACACACATATGACAGATGATAGAGAGAAAACAAGTAATTATGGAACTTTATCTACAGCTATTAATGTCAGTGCCCAGGCTGATCTACTTACTGCAAACAGAACCGACAGAGGTGGTACTTGGGGCAAATTGTTTTCTAGGTCAGGTGATCTGAAGGCACAcgaattaattcacactggaaagaaacctcacaaatgtgagatttgtgggaaatgttTTGCTTTGCCACGCAGTCTCAAgatacacacattcattcacactggGATCAAACCTCATAAATGTGAGGTTTGTGGGAAAGCTTTTACTATGTCACGCGatctcaagaaacatttattaattcacactggaaagaaacctcacaaatgtgagatttgtgggaaatcttttactgtGTTAGGCGCTCTCAAGAAACAtggattaattcacactggaaagaaacctcacaaatgtgagatttgtgggaaatcttttgtaAGGGCAGACAATCTCAAGAGAcacacattaattcacactggacAGAAACcttacaaatgtgagatttgtgggaaatcttttgctagGTCAGGCGATCTCAAGAAacatgtattaattcacactggaaagaagccGCACAAATGTGAGAtctgtgggaaatcttttactttgtcaaacaatctgaagacacacaaattaattcacactggaaagaaacctcacaaatgtgagatctgtgggaaatcttttgctttGTCAAGCAGTCTCAAGATACATGCATTAATTCACTCTGGAATTAAACCTTACATGTGTGAGATCTGTGGGAGATCTTGTACTATGTTAAGCGATCTGAAGAAACATATaataattcacactggaaagaaacctcacagatGTGAGATATGTGGTAAATCCTTTGCTAGGTCACGCAATCTCAAGAAacatgtattaattcacactggaaataaacctcacaaatgtgagatctgTGCGAAATCCTTTGCTACATCAGGTGATCTCAAGACACATGCATTAGAACACACTGGAAGTCTACCTCACAAATGTGGTATCTGTGACAAAAGTTTCACTCACTTGAGTACTCTCAAGACACATGCATTACTTCACATAAGAAAGAAACTACAAGCATCTGTTAGTTTACGCAAATAGGTTTTTTCTGGTTGGTGGCCTCAAGGCCTGTAAAATAATGGATGTAGCAGGGGGACAATAAATTGTAATTCCAGTGAAATAACATTAAAATGTGGTAGAATTGTGAAAAAAGTGCAACGATGGGTGCTGTAGGGCGCTAACagataacatgacataaaaatcgATATATGTAGCTTGAGATGTCAAGAAATGGTATTACTAACATGAATCAAATGTGTTTTGGTCATTAACACTGTTACTTTTTCCTGTCGATCTTGAGACAAGAAGATTGTGACTTGtgataaatccttacatttgtcagtaATCATAAGTACCATGCAATATTCAGTATAAGGCCAAGGAAATGTGATGACTCGCTGCATATTCTTCCAAACATAATCATCATGTACTACTCGTAACTGTGTATTTTAGAGACAGTGACAGTAAAAATATATTCATGACACTTCCTTCATTCAGGCTAGTACACTCAACACTGGAGAAACATGATTATGACAATTATTTTACTCAGATATGTTTTCTCAAGAGATTTACTGTGTCATTAATAGTGTTTAGCTACATTTAATGTTCTGTTAGTAGTAATCCTGCATTAGTAAACGTAACAACAAACATAGCAACCTCCTTAATAGCATTTTAGTCCACCCTTGGAACACAGTACTTCGACAATTCTACATGATATGGACATGACACACCATTTACATGTTTCTGGGTGTATGATGCACCAGTTGTATTCCACACGTTCAGATCAGCTAAATGGTGTGGTCGAGACATCAGTGTTAGATACCACGCTACTCAGAGCAATGTGGAGTCGTTCTGCACATATgtcatggacagttatcctgctgaaagatgccttCACCATGGGAGAGCACATCAGGAATGATGGAATCTATGCAGTTGCAATAAGGGTCACATAGTCTGCAACTGTCATgatgccttcaattactaccagaTGTCCCAAAGGAGCCAAAGTGACTGCCCCCATAGCCTAATGGGCCCTGCATCTGGTGCCATTCACCTAGATGATAGCATATCTGGACGTGGCAACTGACCTGGTGTAACTGGAAATGTCACCCATCCTGACATTTGACATTTGCATTGACCTTCATTCCAGCCTGAATATAGccttgcccactgcagtcgtaattgaacATTTTGGTGGATCGATATGTAAAAACATAGAGTGACCATATtttgtggagccccatgttcaacaatgtacattaaattgtGGGTTCAAAAACGTGTATGGCTGCTCCAGCATTATTTTACGTCATTAGATATGCCACATATTGCCAAATGTCCAGCTTGACAGAGCAAGCAAGCATCTGACCGCCATAATTAGTGATGAAGTAAAGATGCATTACACCTTTTCATAAGGTTAAGGATTTATCACCTTTCAGGCACCTTCCACagatgttcacaacagtagcatACATCCAGCCAGCCATCTTCACCACTGTTGAGGCGCTAGTCCCCGACTGCAAAGCCACTATAACTTGCCCTTTGCTAAAGTCACTTACGTCATAAAATTTACATGTTCGCAGCCTATCTAACTGATAGAACAATTCCTTATAAATCTCTGGTCTACTCATACACTTGTAATCTGCTTACTGCATCATTTGCATTAAACGTGGCGTTCATTCTCCTCATGGGCAGTTTTCTTGACATTTTTGACCATCAGTGCATCTTCACGTAAATGAGTCAGATGCGAAAATGTGTAATCTAGTAAATACACTGTGCTTGGTTGCCATTTACACCAATGCACAATCGctatatattttttgtgaaatatttttgtttctaaaaGCTCTGTACATGATTCAGAGATAATGCAGATAAGTGTTATGCACCAAAGCTCTTAATTATTTGTTCAACATTTAATACTGTGTAAGTTCTACACAAAATGAAATAGTTAAACAAACATTAGGTGTTAACGATTTGATTCCAGTTATTTCTATACACAAGAACAACACTTGGGAGAGCTCAGAATGTGAGCACTAAATATTTCTTATGTTCTATTCAAAGGTGTTTGAATGGtggatatttttcttaatttgtgtaaataaacataacGTTTTTAGAAATCTGTACTTATACTTCATTTCTAATTTCAGAacgattgtttttaattttgttttcctaCCCATTTGTTATTGTAGAAAGTGGTTTAGTATGATCCATTTAATGTAACAACTGGAGATAGTTATAATTACGTGATTGGCACTGTTTTGTGTTGCTACACCTTATATGTGACACTTAGTAGTGATTCGAGTAGTTTATTCCATCTTAGGACATCCACAAATGCTGTATAGGTTATTCATAATAGCCAACACCCACATACATTTGcattaaatattattttccaataaaaggaaagaaaaaccggGTTTCGGGACAATAGCCTTATATTCAGATGAATCTGAaagtacaggatggtccattggtagtgaccaggccaaatatctcaagaaataagcgtcaaacgaaaaaaactacaaagaacgaaacttgtcaagcttgaagaggggaaccagatggcgctacagtTGGCccactaggtggcgctgccatctgtcaaacggatatcaactgcgtttttttaaataggaacccccattttttattacatattcgtgtagtgcgtaaagcaatatgaatgttttagctggaccacttttttagctttgtgatagattgcgctgtaatagtgataaacgtataagtacgtggtatcatgtaatattccgccagtgtggacggtacttgcttcgtgatacattacccgtgctataatggaccatttaccaattacggaacaggtcgatatcgtgttgatgtatggctattgtgatcaaaatgcccaatgggtgtgccagcctcggtggccgagcagttctatgtgcttcagtctggaactgctacagtcgcaggttcgaatcctgcctcgggcatggatgtgtgtgatgtccttaggtaagttaggtttaagtagttgtaagttctaggggactgatgacctgagatgttaagtcccacagtactcagagctatctgaacccaacgggtgtgtgctatgtatgctgcttgatatcctggacgacgtcatccaagtgtccgacccttcgccggacagttacgttatttagggaaacaggaagtgttcagccacatgtgaaacgtcaaccacgatctgcaacacaTGAtaatgccaaagtaggtgttttagctgctgttgcagctaatctgcacatcagtagcagacaaattgcacgagaatcgggaatctcaaaaacgttgatgttgagaatgctacatcaacgtcgattgcacctgtaccagatttctatgcaccgggaattgcatggcgacgactgtgaacctcatgtacagttctgccactgggcacaagagaaactgcGGTATGATGACTGAATTTTTGCACAcgctctatttagtgacgaagcgtcgttcaccaacagtggtaatgtaaactggcataatatgcactattaggcaacggaaaatccacgatgtctgcaaTAAGtgaaacatcagtgaccttggtgggttaatgtaaggtgcggcattatgggaggaaggataattggcccccattttatcgatggcaatctaaatggtgcaatgtatgctaatttcctacataatgttctactgacGTTAcaacaatatgtttcactgcatgacagaatggtcaCAGCAGAGAACTGCTACTATAGTTGACTGTGCTACCAAATACAGTAGTCTGTTCCCAGTGGGCATAAATAAAGATGTGTGCATAGCAGCAACAGTGCGAGAGTAAGGGAA
This DNA window, taken from Schistocerca serialis cubense isolate TAMUIC-IGC-003099 chromosome 11, iqSchSeri2.2, whole genome shotgun sequence, encodes the following:
- the LOC126427299 gene encoding putative zinc finger protein 66 isoform X2, whose amino-acid sequence is MDQEPTMWIKKEGTDEVQTELCFMSVEDPLGISWPNDFIKEDPELNITENTSVKNPLGISWSTDFIKEDPEFNLEMNITENIVETSTRYASDSARLTESTGGSCCIPSEETCHHRLVQDELVIDMEKSARGFGTNTEDVTTDKECSFATRHDCSTREKELYVYSCNFCQQSFPSKYRLIMHVFMHIDGTQPPSYVCKWCGEVFHSNVSLKKHLRMSDNFHVLTADNHEKYGYSDEHQSSTLLDSEPDVSVTEHSEQSSCKETWKASKESSNDKCNTHMTDDREKTSNYGTLSTAINVSAQADLLTANRTDRGGTWGKLFSRSGDLKAHELIHTGKKPHKCEICGKCFALPRSLKIHTFIHTGIKPHKCEVCGKAFTMSRDLKKHLLIHTGKKPHKCEICGKSFTVLGALKKHGLIHTGKKPHKCEICGKSFVRADNLKRHTLIHTGQKPYKCEICGKSFARSGDLKKHVLIHTGKKPHKCEICGKSFTLSNNLKTHKLIHTGKKPHKCEICGKSFALSSSLKIHALIHSGIKPYMCEICGRSCTMLSDLKKHIIIHTGKKPHRCEICGKSFARSRNLKKHVLIHTGNKPHKCEICAKSFATSGDLKTHALEHTGSLPHKCGICDKSFTHLSTLKTHALLHIRKKLQASVSLRK
- the LOC126427299 gene encoding putative zinc finger protein 66 isoform X1 gives rise to the protein MDQEPTMWIKKEGTDEVQTELCFMGQDYPCSMNVKEELEEGVNKEFLEDPLRADDHSVWVKQDPELKHHAAGSEHNSVEDPLGISWPNDFIKEDPELNITENTSVKNPLGISWSTDFIKEDPEFNLEMNITENIVETSTRYASDSARLTESTGGSCCIPSEETCHHRLVQDELVIDMEKSARGFGTNTEDVTTDKECSFATRHDCSTREKELYVYSCNFCQQSFPSKYRLIMHVFMHIDGTQPPSYVCKWCGEVFHSNVSLKKHLRMSDNFHVLTADNHEKYGYSDEHQSSTLLDSEPDVSVTEHSEQSSCKETWKASKESSNDKCNTHMTDDREKTSNYGTLSTAINVSAQADLLTANRTDRGGTWGKLFSRSGDLKAHELIHTGKKPHKCEICGKCFALPRSLKIHTFIHTGIKPHKCEVCGKAFTMSRDLKKHLLIHTGKKPHKCEICGKSFTVLGALKKHGLIHTGKKPHKCEICGKSFVRADNLKRHTLIHTGQKPYKCEICGKSFARSGDLKKHVLIHTGKKPHKCEICGKSFTLSNNLKTHKLIHTGKKPHKCEICGKSFALSSSLKIHALIHSGIKPYMCEICGRSCTMLSDLKKHIIIHTGKKPHRCEICGKSFARSRNLKKHVLIHTGNKPHKCEICAKSFATSGDLKTHALEHTGSLPHKCGICDKSFTHLSTLKTHALLHIRKKLQASVSLRK